TTCCAAGGGAGCAATACCCGAAGCTGTTATCAGGTTATTATCTGTAACTGCTGGCTGATTCAAATAATAACTCTCTCCTGTGTATTCGGGACAAGTTATTTTTAGATATCCCAGATCATTGCTAGTGTGTTTTCTATCGTTCAATAATCCATTTTTTGCCAGAGCGATAGTTCCACCGCAAATTGCCGCAACTATCACTTTCTTATTTATGATATCAGAAACAATATCTATTATTCTTTGATTGTCCTTATCCATCCAGGTATTTGCACCAGGCAAAATGAGTATATCGCCCTCACTAAATTTGATATTATCAACACATTCTTCAGGCACTATGC
The sequence above is drawn from the Methanofastidiosum sp. genome and encodes:
- a CDS encoding glutamine amidotransferase, whose protein sequence is MKAYLYVLNTLSDWEIGFITAELNSGRYLDKTKTVSLIKIGNTTDPIKTMGGLSIVPEECVDNIKFSEGDILILPGANTWMDKDNQRIIDIVSDIINKKVIVAAICGGTIALAKNGLLNDRKHTSNDLGYLKITCPEYTGESYYLNQPAVTDNNLITASGIAPLEFSYEIFKKTKVMKTETLEAWYQLYKTKEAKYFYNLMESLNQ